Genomic DNA from Halorussus rarus:
TCGGTGAGGTCGGCGACGCTGGCGTCGGGGTTCATGATGACGTACGCCTCGGTGGTCGTCTGCGTCCAGTCGACGTCGCTGGACTTCACCCACTCCTTGTGGAAGCCGGTGGTCCAGGCGATGTCGCCCGCGTTCAGCACGGTCGGCACGAGGTAGCCGTCGAGCGCGTCGTGGTTCACGACGACCGCCGGATTGCTCGGTTCCTGATACAGCGGAACGTCGTACTTCGCGCAGGCGTCGATGACCCGCTGCATCTTCTCCTGGGTCATGTCGAGCGTGCCGCCGATCTCGAGGGCGTCGGTGCCGGTCCGGCAGACGTCCTCGAAGGTCTCGCCCTCGACGAGGGTCTTGTCCGGGTCCAGCTTGACGATGTGTTCCCA
This window encodes:
- a CDS encoding phosphoglycerol geranylgeranyltransferase; the protein is MTTAPWGDWEHIVKLDPDKTLVEGETFEDVCRTGTDALEIGGTLDMTQEKMQRVIDACAKYDVPLYQEPSNPAVVVNHDALDGYLVPTVLNAGDIAWTTGFHKEWVKSSDVDWTQTTTEAYVIMNPDASVADLTDAECDQTPEDVAAYAEVAEQMYGQEIIYVEYSGTFGDPAVVEAAADALEAATLFYGGGIHDYDSARTMAEHADVVVVGDLVHDEGCDAVRETVEGANDAEAAAPESV